The following coding sequences are from one Lipingzhangella halophila window:
- a CDS encoding amino acid synthesis family protein, giving the protein MADSPLEVRKTFAQVEAIRTSAGRSDGEELRKVAVCAVIRNPYAGQGYVADLSGLINASNELGRSLGLEAVRLLAEPVESYGKGGLVGSQGEQEHVNAALTAVFGDAFREAIGGGKAWITSMTKPAVAGDVIDVPTAYKDDVWVRSHYDGLQIRVPDAPHPDELVVIGVVTNRGRLNARVGGMSAAEAAKKGGAQ; this is encoded by the coding sequence GTGGCCGACTCGCCGCTTGAGGTCCGAAAGACCTTCGCGCAGGTCGAGGCGATCCGAACCTCGGCAGGCAGATCGGACGGGGAGGAACTCCGCAAGGTCGCCGTCTGCGCGGTCATCAGGAACCCGTACGCGGGACAGGGATACGTTGCCGACCTCTCCGGCCTCATCAACGCCTCGAACGAGCTGGGCCGGTCCCTGGGACTCGAAGCCGTCCGCCTCCTCGCCGAGCCGGTGGAGAGCTACGGCAAGGGCGGCCTCGTGGGGTCGCAGGGGGAACAGGAGCACGTCAACGCGGCTCTGACCGCGGTCTTCGGGGACGCTTTCCGCGAGGCCATCGGAGGCGGGAAAGCCTGGATCACGTCCATGACCAAACCCGCGGTCGCGGGCGACGTCATCGACGTGCCGACCGCCTACAAGGACGACGTCTGGGTGCGCAGCCACTACGACGGCCTGCAGATCCGCGTTCCCGACGCGCCCCACCCAGACGAGCTCGTCGTTATCGGCGTGGTGACCAACCGCGGCCGGCTCAACGCGCGGGTCGGGGGCATGAGCGCCGCCGAAGCCGCCAAGAAGGGCGGAGCACAGTGA
- a CDS encoding amidohydrolase family protein — translation MNTLAVTGAATVFSGDVEAPIVHGADTVIVTDGTISSVGSARELKAAIDNADTVVDARGSTIAPGLVDSHCHVVLGDYTPRQKTVDFLASYVHGGITSVVSPGEIHAPGRPHTAVGVKSLAIAARTCFENFRPGGMTVHAGSVVLEPTLRERDFADLQEAGVVLAKFGFGRYEDPAEGADQVRWAKQHGITVMCHSGGASIPGSKPITPEHLLTLAPDVCGHINGGPTSLDRDGVDTIMDETGMALQLVQAGNLKSAVRILERAARQDALSRIVIGSDTPTGTGVMPLGVIKTVAELASLTGIDSAIVWAAASGNNARTWNLPAGLVTEGRAGDLVVMDAPWGSTRGNARDALAVGDIPGISAVITSGQVRALKSRNTPASARGASVEPQIPHLESSAH, via the coding sequence GTGAACACGCTCGCTGTCACCGGAGCCGCCACCGTCTTCTCGGGCGACGTCGAAGCGCCCATTGTCCACGGAGCGGACACCGTCATCGTCACCGACGGCACGATCAGCAGTGTCGGCAGCGCCCGGGAGCTCAAGGCCGCGATCGACAATGCCGACACCGTCGTGGACGCCCGGGGTTCGACCATCGCGCCGGGACTCGTCGACTCCCATTGCCACGTCGTGCTCGGTGACTACACGCCCAGGCAGAAGACCGTCGACTTCCTCGCCAGCTACGTCCACGGCGGGATCACCAGCGTCGTGAGCCCCGGCGAGATCCACGCTCCCGGCCGCCCGCACACCGCCGTCGGGGTCAAGTCCCTGGCCATCGCCGCACGGACCTGCTTCGAGAACTTCCGCCCCGGCGGGATGACCGTCCACGCCGGATCCGTGGTCCTGGAGCCGACGCTCCGGGAGCGCGACTTCGCCGACCTCCAGGAAGCCGGGGTGGTCCTCGCGAAGTTCGGCTTCGGCCGCTACGAGGACCCCGCCGAGGGCGCCGACCAGGTCAGGTGGGCCAAACAGCACGGCATCACGGTCATGTGCCACTCCGGCGGGGCGAGCATCCCGGGCAGCAAGCCGATCACCCCCGAACACCTGCTGACGCTGGCACCGGACGTCTGCGGCCACATCAACGGCGGACCGACGTCGCTGGACCGCGACGGGGTGGACACGATCATGGACGAGACGGGCATGGCGCTCCAGCTTGTCCAGGCCGGCAACCTCAAGTCGGCCGTGCGCATCCTCGAACGTGCCGCGCGGCAGGACGCCCTGTCCCGGATCGTCATCGGCTCGGATACGCCCACCGGTACCGGCGTCATGCCCCTGGGAGTGATCAAGACCGTCGCCGAGCTCGCGTCGCTGACCGGTATCGACTCCGCGATCGTGTGGGCGGCCGCCTCCGGCAACAACGCCCGGACGTGGAACCTGCCCGCTGGACTGGTCACCGAGGGGCGGGCGGGCGACCTCGTCGTCATGGACGCGCCGTGGGGCTCGACCCGTGGCAACGCGCGCGACGCGCTCGCCGTCGGCGACATTCCCGGAATCTCCGCGGTCATCACCTCGGGGCAGGTCCGCGCGCTGAAGAGCCGGAACACACCCGCTTCCGCGCGCGGCGCGAGCGTTGAGCCGCAGATCCCGCACCTGGAGTCGAGCGCTCACTGA
- a CDS encoding ferredoxin: MSMKLVLDLDACQGYANCLIESPGLFDLDDRTDKAVLLEETPAEDRRAEAEAAVRGCPARAISIESS; the protein is encoded by the coding sequence ATGTCAATGAAGCTGGTCCTCGACCTGGACGCGTGCCAGGGGTACGCGAACTGCCTGATCGAGAGCCCCGGGCTGTTCGACCTTGACGATCGCACCGACAAGGCCGTGCTGCTGGAGGAGACCCCGGCGGAGGACCGCCGTGCCGAGGCTGAGGCGGCCGTACGAGGATGCCCCGCACGCGCGATCTCCATCGAGAGTTCCTGA
- a CDS encoding NAD(P)/FAD-dependent oxidoreductase, with protein MRRIAIVGGSLAGVHAAEALRQQGFEGDVTLISAENELPYDRPPLSKEALLSGVAMEKLSLRAPEWYADNAITTRLGNAAVQLDTERRTVLLDDGTAVDYDGLVIATGARARRLPSTRNAPPVQVLRSIEDSLRLRERLRPGQHLVLIGAGFIGLEIAATARQMDLDVTVVEVGRAPLSRALGDEVGDWFRALHARHGVEIVCTCTVETIERRGDGAVLTLSNGRVLNADVVVAGVGASPVTEWLDGSGVQTANGVVCHSDLSTSVPGVVAAGDVARWYNPLFDEEIRVEHWTNAVEQGRRAAHTLLGNGEAFGAVPYFWTDQYEARMRFVGRASAATEVAVKELNDDRLVALYGRDGLVRGAVCVNVPRELARYRTAIRDQVLWDDIAQAQSAIGG; from the coding sequence GTGCGGCGGATCGCCATCGTCGGGGGGTCGCTGGCCGGGGTGCACGCCGCTGAGGCGCTGCGGCAGCAGGGCTTCGAAGGCGACGTCACGCTCATCTCGGCGGAGAACGAGCTGCCCTACGACAGGCCGCCCCTGTCCAAGGAAGCGCTGCTCAGCGGGGTGGCGATGGAGAAGCTGAGCCTCCGCGCGCCCGAGTGGTACGCGGACAACGCCATCACCACCCGGCTCGGGAACGCCGCCGTCCAGCTCGACACCGAGCGGCGCACGGTCCTGCTCGACGACGGCACGGCAGTGGACTACGACGGCCTCGTCATCGCCACCGGCGCACGGGCACGGCGCCTACCCAGCACCAGGAACGCACCGCCCGTCCAGGTACTCCGGTCGATCGAGGACAGCCTGCGGCTTCGCGAACGCCTGCGGCCCGGCCAGCACCTCGTCCTCATCGGGGCCGGGTTCATCGGACTGGAGATCGCCGCGACCGCCCGGCAGATGGATCTCGACGTGACGGTCGTCGAGGTCGGGCGGGCCCCGCTGAGCCGTGCTCTGGGCGACGAGGTCGGCGACTGGTTCCGCGCCCTGCACGCACGCCACGGGGTGGAGATCGTCTGCACCTGCACCGTGGAGACGATCGAACGCCGCGGTGACGGCGCGGTCCTCACCCTGAGCAACGGGCGTGTCCTCAACGCCGACGTCGTCGTGGCGGGGGTGGGGGCGAGCCCGGTCACCGAATGGCTCGACGGTAGCGGCGTCCAGACGGCCAACGGCGTGGTCTGCCACTCCGACCTGTCGACCTCCGTGCCCGGTGTGGTGGCAGCCGGGGACGTCGCACGCTGGTACAACCCGTTGTTCGACGAGGAGATCCGGGTCGAGCACTGGACGAACGCCGTCGAGCAGGGAAGACGCGCCGCACACACCCTTCTGGGCAATGGAGAGGCCTTCGGGGCGGTCCCGTACTTCTGGACGGACCAGTACGAGGCCCGGATGCGCTTCGTGGGACGCGCGTCAGCGGCGACCGAAGTGGCCGTCAAGGAGCTCAACGACGACAGGCTCGTGGCGTTGTACGGGCGCGACGGCCTGGTACGGGGCGCGGTGTGCGTCAACGTGCCCCGAGAGCTCGCCCGATACCGCACCGCCATCCGGGACCAGGTCCTCTGGGACGACATCGCCCAGGCACAGTCGGCGATCGGCGGCTGA
- a CDS encoding alpha/beta hydrolase family protein — translation MTETKTQGDPLSIIELFPQHEDWSLQTMRLLAQVAVGGSDLFECARTAARIGSETTDPEVWQREWSRTAKETAEAGNAALEAGNITTGRRALFRSMSYWRHSEFFLPSTDPRRDEAYTEGTRNFQKAAELTGGLIERISVPFEGQTMDGYVVRPDASGEKRPTVLMLGGADSWAEELYFLGGTEFPSRGMNVVMVDTPGRGSSLRFKKMYSRHDYEVPVRAILDFLAERDDVDIDRIGLAGVSFGGYYAPRAAAFEPRVKAVAAWCGTWSILTDFYEYYPPLQQQLQWLSGSKDDAEAREKLARFTLDGVAEKLDIPVYVMHGENDIIMDIKGARRFEAALAVEDVTVDYYGGAGSLHCNYDYLAVAAAKFADWFLRRI, via the coding sequence GTGACCGAGACCAAGACCCAGGGCGACCCCCTGTCCATCATCGAGTTGTTCCCCCAGCACGAGGACTGGTCGCTGCAGACGATGCGCCTGCTCGCCCAGGTCGCGGTCGGGGGCTCCGACCTGTTCGAGTGCGCGCGGACGGCGGCTCGGATCGGCTCCGAGACCACCGACCCCGAGGTCTGGCAGCGGGAGTGGAGCCGGACCGCCAAGGAGACCGCCGAGGCCGGAAACGCCGCCCTGGAAGCGGGCAACATCACGACGGGCCGCCGCGCCCTGTTCCGTTCGATGAGCTACTGGCGGCATTCCGAGTTCTTCCTGCCCTCCACGGATCCGCGCCGGGACGAGGCCTACACCGAGGGGACGCGCAACTTCCAGAAGGCGGCGGAGCTCACCGGCGGGCTGATCGAACGGATCAGCGTTCCCTTCGAGGGGCAGACGATGGACGGCTACGTCGTGCGTCCGGACGCCTCGGGCGAGAAGCGTCCCACGGTGCTCATGCTCGGTGGCGCCGACTCGTGGGCCGAGGAACTGTACTTCCTCGGCGGCACCGAGTTCCCGTCCCGCGGCATGAACGTCGTCATGGTCGACACCCCCGGGCGCGGCAGCTCCCTGCGTTTCAAGAAGATGTACAGCCGCCACGACTACGAGGTGCCCGTGCGGGCCATCCTCGACTTCCTCGCTGAGCGCGACGACGTCGACATTGACCGGATCGGCCTCGCCGGGGTCAGCTTCGGCGGGTACTACGCGCCGCGCGCGGCGGCCTTCGAGCCGCGGGTCAAGGCCGTGGCAGCCTGGTGCGGGACCTGGAGCATCCTGACGGACTTCTACGAGTACTACCCGCCGCTGCAGCAGCAGCTCCAGTGGCTGTCCGGGTCGAAGGACGACGCCGAGGCCCGCGAGAAGCTCGCCCGGTTCACCCTCGACGGTGTCGCCGAGAAGCTGGACATCCCGGTATACGTGATGCACGGCGAGAACGACATCATCATGGACATCAAGGGAGCGCGGCGGTTCGAGGCGGCGCTGGCCGTCGAGGACGTGACCGTCGACTACTACGGCGGAGCGGGCTCGCTGCACTGCAACTACGACTACCTGGCCGTCGCCGCCGCGAAGTTCGCCGACTGGTTCCTGCGCAGAATCTAG
- a CDS encoding LuxR C-terminal-related transcriptional regulator: MRGDVGLINNGCYKFARELNQAQTVDEVREVYFGTVEEVLPADGVGFYRFADGTAPVLEQASTLSDFFMHTYEEHGRRDDPVLEAVLEHGLPADSHVVLSSSRWHSSAARSVLLSEGLAYSMEAPIMESGSVVGTINFARATDGRPFCAADLSLARFISEHLSLAIERAQRMDAGNRENLTQGVLENFPNGVVVSDLQGRKLFLNRHAKRVMGRPDSAPRSCRSASLEGLVDGVVSEFVKDGRQAGTTSVRDDSSGQKIIVRSYREPGKESVISFLYECSDEQSSALPVWGVLSPREQEIATLVSQGLTTKQIAQKAFVSENTVKQHLKRIFAKTDVHNRAELVQLIWSSRGTVAEA; this comes from the coding sequence GTGCGTGGGGACGTCGGCCTCATTAACAACGGGTGCTACAAATTCGCTCGCGAGCTCAACCAGGCGCAGACGGTCGATGAGGTCCGGGAAGTCTACTTCGGCACCGTGGAGGAGGTACTCCCCGCCGACGGAGTCGGTTTCTACCGTTTTGCGGATGGCACGGCCCCGGTGCTGGAGCAGGCTTCGACCCTCAGCGACTTTTTCATGCACACGTATGAGGAGCACGGGCGCCGCGACGATCCCGTGCTTGAGGCGGTCCTTGAGCACGGTCTGCCCGCGGACTCCCACGTGGTGCTGAGCTCATCCCGATGGCACTCGTCCGCGGCGAGGTCGGTCCTGCTCAGTGAGGGTCTCGCCTACTCCATGGAAGCACCGATCATGGAGTCGGGAAGCGTGGTCGGCACCATCAACTTTGCCCGCGCGACCGATGGGCGCCCTTTCTGCGCAGCGGATCTGAGTCTGGCGAGATTCATCAGTGAACACCTCAGCCTGGCCATAGAACGTGCTCAGAGAATGGACGCAGGAAACCGGGAAAATCTAACCCAGGGTGTGCTCGAAAATTTCCCGAACGGTGTCGTCGTAAGTGACCTCCAGGGAAGAAAACTGTTTTTGAACCGGCACGCAAAGCGTGTTATGGGGCGCCCGGACAGCGCCCCGAGATCGTGTCGATCCGCCAGCCTCGAAGGTCTGGTCGACGGTGTGGTGTCCGAATTCGTCAAAGACGGCCGGCAGGCCGGGACGACCAGTGTGCGCGACGATTCGTCCGGCCAGAAGATCATCGTGCGCTCGTACCGCGAACCGGGCAAGGAATCGGTAATCAGCTTTTTGTACGAGTGTTCCGACGAGCAGTCCTCAGCACTTCCGGTATGGGGTGTGCTCTCTCCCCGGGAACAGGAGATCGCGACACTTGTCAGCCAGGGGCTCACAACCAAGCAGATCGCGCAGAAGGCCTTTGTCAGTGAGAACACGGTAAAGCAGCACCTCAAACGGATCTTCGCCAAGACCGACGTGCACAACCGTGCCGAGCTCGTCCAACTCATCTGGTCTTCCCGAGGGACGGTTGCCGAGGCCTGA
- a CDS encoding TetR/AcrR family transcriptional regulator, whose amino-acid sequence MPPGFSAEEKSRIADLLMESGRELFTTLGLRKTSLEELVAPAGIAKSSFYQFFDSKEALYLELMLAQMARVKKHVIDEALLEAPDIREGLRGFLRATLDTLATDPLYRRLMTHPEEMAAVARKLDPARITDAPDNPARALAEFITAKRASGDLIAADPEVITGVLRAVLLVPMHADRLASPDRYSEIIDLLVDIVSAGLTAHQG is encoded by the coding sequence ATGCCGCCCGGATTCTCCGCGGAGGAGAAGTCCCGCATCGCCGACCTGCTGATGGAGTCGGGGCGCGAGCTGTTCACCACACTCGGCCTGCGCAAGACCTCCCTGGAGGAGCTCGTCGCCCCAGCGGGCATCGCCAAGAGCAGCTTCTACCAGTTCTTCGACTCCAAAGAAGCGCTGTATCTGGAGCTCATGCTGGCCCAGATGGCGCGGGTGAAGAAGCACGTCATCGACGAAGCGCTGCTGGAGGCTCCCGATATCCGGGAAGGGTTGCGCGGCTTCCTGCGCGCGACCCTCGACACGCTGGCCACCGACCCGCTCTACCGGCGGTTGATGACCCATCCCGAGGAGATGGCCGCCGTGGCGCGCAAACTCGACCCCGCCCGGATCACTGACGCCCCGGACAACCCGGCGCGCGCACTCGCCGAGTTCATCACCGCCAAGCGTGCCTCCGGCGACCTGATCGCCGCTGACCCCGAGGTGATCACCGGCGTCCTGCGGGCGGTCCTGCTGGTGCCGATGCATGCCGACCGGCTGGCCTCGCCCGACCGTTACTCCGAGATCATCGACCTGCTGGTCGACATCGTCTCCGCGGGTCTCACCGCACATCAGGGGTGA
- a CDS encoding cupin domain-containing protein, with protein MRLAAVDPHSRETMTFDWGSAKWYVQPDSIPGAGLSFGEVVLNPGRGHDRHNHPESEEVLYVLSGTGRQMLNDEEPFDVSPGDVIYVPRGMFHSTVNTGWTPMRLIAVYNPGGEEAALRQLPDFAALPAGEVPQLRRD; from the coding sequence GTGCGACTCGCAGCGGTGGACCCCCACAGCCGGGAGACCATGACCTTCGACTGGGGCTCGGCGAAGTGGTACGTCCAACCGGACAGCATCCCCGGGGCCGGGCTGAGCTTCGGTGAGGTGGTGCTCAACCCCGGCCGGGGTCACGACCGGCACAACCACCCCGAATCCGAGGAGGTGCTCTACGTACTGTCCGGGACCGGCCGGCAGATGCTCAACGACGAGGAGCCCTTCGACGTCTCCCCCGGCGACGTCATCTACGTGCCGCGGGGCATGTTCCACAGCACCGTGAACACCGGCTGGACCCCGATGCGGCTGATCGCGGTCTACAACCCCGGCGGCGAGGAGGCGGCGTTGCGCCAACTCCCGGACTTCGCCGCCCTGCCGGCCGGTGAGGTCCCCCAACTGCGCCGCGATTGA
- a CDS encoding phosphoenolpyruvate hydrolase family protein — MNRDEALARLRRVAGAGETVIGAGAGTGLSAKCAEAGGSDLIIIYNSGRYRMAGRGSLAGLLPYGDANAIVVDMAREVLPVVRDTPVLAGVCGTDPFRRMEVFLAELKSLGFAGVQNFPTVGLIDGTFRANLEETGMGFDLEVAMVRQAREMDLLTAPYVFDTDQARRMAEVGADVVVAHMGLTTSGTIGAQSALTLEESVRRVQEIADAAREVSPEVLVLCHGGPIAEPDDAGHVLANTRGVSGFFGASSMERLPTETAMTQTMRRYKELRSASG; from the coding sequence GTGAACCGTGACGAGGCACTCGCCCGGCTGCGCCGCGTGGCCGGGGCGGGCGAGACCGTGATCGGCGCCGGCGCGGGCACCGGCCTGTCGGCCAAATGCGCCGAGGCCGGGGGAAGCGACCTGATCATCATCTACAACTCGGGGCGCTACCGCATGGCCGGGCGCGGCTCGCTGGCGGGCCTGCTGCCCTACGGCGACGCCAACGCGATCGTGGTGGACATGGCGCGCGAGGTGCTGCCGGTGGTACGCGACACCCCGGTGCTGGCGGGAGTGTGCGGCACCGACCCGTTCCGGCGGATGGAGGTTTTCCTCGCCGAGCTGAAGTCCCTGGGGTTCGCCGGTGTGCAGAACTTTCCCACGGTCGGCCTCATCGACGGCACCTTCCGGGCCAACCTGGAGGAGACCGGGATGGGCTTCGACCTTGAGGTGGCGATGGTCCGCCAGGCGCGGGAGATGGACCTGCTGACCGCTCCCTACGTCTTCGACACCGACCAGGCCCGGCGCATGGCCGAGGTCGGCGCCGATGTCGTGGTGGCCCACATGGGGCTCACCACCTCGGGCACCATCGGTGCGCAATCCGCGCTGACCCTGGAGGAGTCGGTACGGCGGGTTCAGGAGATCGCCGACGCCGCCCGCGAGGTCTCCCCCGAGGTGCTCGTGCTCTGCCACGGCGGGCCGATCGCCGAACCCGATGACGCCGGCCACGTACTGGCCAACACCCGCGGGGTGTCCGGATTCTTCGGTGCTTCTAGCATGGAGCGGTTGCCAACGGAGACCGCGATGACCCAGACCATGCGCCGGTACAAGGAGCTGCGGTCCGCATCGGGCTGA
- a CDS encoding Tm-1-like ATP-binding domain-containing protein — protein MAPTVALLGTLDTKGAEYEFLRQRLSAAGCTPLLIDCGVYPPQGAVPDVPATQVAQAAGTAVERLRAAADRGTAVARMAEGAAATLRGLSEAGRVQAVLAVGGSGGTAIAARAMAALPIGTPKLIVSTVASGDTRPYVGARDVAMMYSVVDIAGINRFSARILGNAAAAAAGMAGAAEPEVPPRPLVGTSMFGVTTPSVTAARENLERTGFEVLVFHATGTGGQSLEALAADGFLAGVLDITTTELADELVGGVMSAGDDRLRVAGRHGLPQVVSVGAVDMVNFAAPDTVPAAFADRLFYHHNPNVTLMRTTAEECAEIARRIAARLNEAIGPVALYLPLGGVSALSVAGQPFHDAEADAALFATLREQVDPARVELHELDADVNDPRFAAAMTDRLTELIQEHHQ, from the coding sequence ATGGCGCCGACGGTCGCGCTGCTCGGCACGCTGGACACCAAGGGAGCGGAGTACGAGTTCCTCCGGCAGCGCCTCAGCGCGGCCGGATGCACGCCCCTGCTGATCGACTGCGGCGTGTACCCGCCGCAGGGGGCCGTCCCCGACGTCCCCGCCACCCAGGTGGCCCAGGCCGCCGGCACCGCGGTGGAGCGGTTGCGCGCGGCCGCCGACCGCGGTACGGCCGTGGCACGGATGGCCGAGGGAGCGGCGGCAACCTTACGCGGACTGTCCGAGGCGGGCCGGGTCCAGGCGGTGCTGGCGGTGGGCGGCTCCGGGGGCACAGCGATCGCGGCCCGGGCGATGGCCGCCCTACCGATCGGCACGCCCAAGCTCATCGTGTCCACGGTGGCCTCGGGAGACACCCGCCCCTATGTGGGGGCGCGGGACGTGGCGATGATGTACTCGGTGGTCGACATCGCCGGCATCAACCGCTTCTCCGCACGCATCCTCGGCAACGCCGCGGCGGCCGCCGCGGGCATGGCCGGCGCCGCGGAGCCCGAGGTCCCGCCCCGGCCGCTGGTGGGGACGAGCATGTTCGGTGTCACCACGCCCAGCGTCACCGCCGCCCGCGAGAACCTGGAGCGGACCGGGTTCGAGGTGCTGGTCTTCCACGCCACCGGCACCGGCGGGCAGTCGCTGGAGGCGCTGGCCGCCGACGGCTTCCTCGCGGGCGTTCTGGACATCACCACCACCGAGCTGGCCGACGAACTCGTCGGCGGGGTGATGAGCGCCGGCGACGACCGGCTGCGCGTGGCCGGCCGCCACGGCCTGCCCCAGGTGGTCTCGGTGGGCGCGGTGGACATGGTGAACTTCGCCGCGCCGGACACCGTGCCCGCCGCCTTCGCCGACCGGTTGTTCTACCACCACAACCCCAACGTCACCCTGATGCGCACCACCGCGGAGGAGTGCGCCGAGATCGCCCGGCGCATCGCCGCCCGGCTCAACGAGGCCATCGGGCCGGTGGCGCTCTATCTGCCGCTGGGCGGCGTCTCCGCGCTCTCGGTGGCCGGCCAGCCGTTCCACGACGCCGAAGCCGACGCCGCGCTGTTCGCCACGCTGCGCGAACAGGTTGACCCCGCCCGCGTGGAGCTGCACGAGCTCGACGCCGACGTCAACGACCCGCGGTTCGCCGCGGCGATGACCGACCGCCTGACCGAACTCATCCAGGAGCACCACCAGTGA
- a CDS encoding DUF6220 domain-containing protein: protein MRKVFAGLAIIMMLVVVVQFFLAASGAFDTAPNDESFQAHRALGYGIVLFAVVLAVIAALARVSGRLVALPGLVAVLAVVQAVIGVVANMSAGAGGSAMVGQLIFGMHAVNGLAIIAVVGLIVQQAWELSGPAASAPGAGEADDSGASGPAAGPTRPAS from the coding sequence ATGCGCAAGGTCTTCGCCGGACTGGCGATAATCATGATGCTGGTCGTCGTTGTCCAGTTCTTCCTCGCCGCGAGCGGCGCGTTCGATACCGCGCCCAACGACGAGTCCTTCCAGGCGCATCGCGCTCTGGGGTACGGGATCGTCCTGTTCGCGGTTGTGCTGGCGGTTATCGCCGCGCTGGCCCGGGTGTCGGGCCGGCTCGTCGCGTTGCCGGGTCTGGTCGCCGTGCTGGCGGTCGTCCAGGCGGTGATCGGGGTGGTCGCCAACATGTCCGCCGGCGCGGGCGGCAGCGCGATGGTCGGCCAGTTGATCTTCGGGATGCACGCGGTCAACGGTCTGGCCATCATCGCGGTGGTCGGGCTTATCGTCCAGCAGGCGTGGGAGCTGTCGGGGCCCGCGGCATCGGCTCCCGGGGCCGGTGAGGCCGACGATTCCGGGGCTTCCGGGCCAGCCGCCGGTCCCACTCGGCCGGCATCGTGA
- a CDS encoding FAD-binding oxidoreductase, protein MATTTRSWWGWGTAEDAVRGSELDALLRRVRELLPDADLTPTTAPAVSDLGLPTPRVAAPRALAPLCSHEPTDRAAHTHGKAFRDVVRNLAGDLRSAPDLVVRPRTEQDIVDVLDWCSRSNIAVIPYGGGSSVVGGTEPRVGDGYTGAISLDLAELGQVLEIDRTSRAARIQAGVLGPALEDQLRPHGLSLRHFPQSFEFSSLGGWLATRAAGHYATLYTHIDDMVESMRVVTPGGVAQSLRVPGSGAGPSPDGLFLGSEGTLGIITEAWMRLQDRPAWRAGASVHFAEQDAAVAATRAIAQSGLHPTNCRLLDPAEALLNTGVHTSGGVLVLGFESADHPVREWMRRAVELCRDHGGDLPAPPRYTEDAESTANENTADNWRAAFLRMPYQRDALAARSMIVETFETACTWDRYPELRAAVSEAASAALASTGATGMLTCRFTHLYPDGPAPYFGIYAAGRRGATLQQWDEIKAAVTEALHTRGGTVTHHHAVGRDHRPWYDRQRPGPFAAALSAAKTGVDPAGVLNPGVLLPGMAP, encoded by the coding sequence ATGGCCACCACAACCCGCTCCTGGTGGGGCTGGGGCACCGCCGAGGACGCGGTACGCGGCTCCGAGCTGGACGCGCTGCTACGGCGCGTGCGGGAGCTGCTGCCCGACGCCGACCTGACCCCCACCACGGCACCCGCGGTCAGTGACCTCGGCCTGCCCACCCCACGGGTGGCGGCGCCGCGCGCCCTGGCGCCGCTGTGTTCGCACGAGCCGACCGACCGCGCGGCCCACACCCATGGCAAGGCGTTCCGCGACGTCGTCCGCAACCTCGCCGGAGACCTCCGTTCCGCACCCGACCTTGTGGTGCGGCCGCGAACCGAGCAGGACATCGTCGACGTGCTCGACTGGTGCTCCCGCTCCAACATCGCCGTGATCCCCTACGGCGGCGGCTCCTCGGTCGTCGGCGGCACGGAACCACGCGTTGGTGACGGCTACACGGGCGCGATCAGTCTCGACCTCGCCGAGCTGGGCCAGGTTCTGGAGATCGACCGGACCAGCCGCGCGGCCCGCATCCAGGCGGGTGTCCTCGGCCCGGCACTGGAGGACCAGCTGCGCCCGCACGGGCTGAGCCTGCGGCACTTCCCGCAGTCCTTCGAGTTCTCCAGCCTCGGTGGCTGGCTGGCCACCCGCGCCGCCGGCCACTACGCGACCCTCTACACCCACATCGACGACATGGTCGAGTCGATGCGCGTGGTCACACCGGGCGGTGTCGCGCAGTCGCTGCGCGTGCCCGGCTCCGGCGCCGGCCCCTCGCCGGACGGGCTGTTCCTGGGTTCGGAGGGCACACTCGGGATCATCACCGAAGCGTGGATGCGGCTCCAGGACCGACCCGCCTGGCGCGCCGGCGCGTCGGTGCACTTCGCCGAGCAGGACGCCGCGGTGGCCGCCACCCGTGCCATCGCCCAGAGCGGGCTGCACCCCACGAACTGCCGACTGCTCGACCCCGCGGAAGCGCTGCTCAACACCGGGGTGCACACCTCCGGAGGGGTACTGGTACTCGGATTCGAGTCCGCTGACCACCCCGTGCGGGAGTGGATGCGGCGCGCCGTGGAACTCTGCCGCGACCACGGCGGAGACCTGCCCGCCCCGCCGCGTTACACCGAGGACGCGGAGTCCACCGCCAACGAGAACACCGCGGACAACTGGCGTGCGGCCTTCCTGCGGATGCCCTACCAGCGCGATGCCCTGGCCGCCCGGTCCATGATCGTGGAGACGTTCGAGACCGCCTGTACCTGGGACCGCTACCCCGAGCTACGCGCCGCGGTGTCCGAGGCGGCCAGCGCCGCGCTGGCCTCGACCGGCGCGACCGGCATGCTCACCTGCCGCTTCACCCACCTCTACCCCGATGGTCCCGCCCCCTACTTCGGCATCTACGCCGCCGGCCGGCGCGGCGCGACCCTGCAGCAGTGGGACGAGATCAAGGCGGCGGTGACCGAGGCGCTGCACACCCGCGGCGGTACCGTCACCCACCACCACGCCGTCGGCCGCGATCACCGGCCCTGGTACGACCGGCAGCGCCCGGGCCCGTTCGCCGCGGCCCTGAGCGCGGCCAAGACGGGCGTCGATCCCGCGGGGGTGCTGAACCCGGGCGTGCTGCTGCCGGGCATGGCTCCCTAG